A window from Kovacikia minuta CCNUW1 encodes these proteins:
- a CDS encoding NADH-quinone oxidoreductase subunit M, translating into MLSALIVIPLLGAILVAVLPREIAPQYVRPITLLVLVITIVWSVLLGFKFDPAISDLQFEENLPWIASLGLTYRLGLDGLSLPLIVLNAVLTWIAIYSTDETIQRPQLYYFLMLLLNAGVAGAFLAQDLLLFFLFYEVELIPLYFLIAIWGGTNRGYAATKFLIYTALSGVIILAAFLGLNWLSGASTFDYDATRSQALPLVTQLILLGTLLVGFGIKIPLVPLHTWLPDAHVEASTPVSVLLAGVLLKLGTYGLLRFGMGLFPEAWAVLAPGLATWAVVSVLYGAFTAIAQTDMKKMVAYSSIGHMGYILLGAAAATPLSILGTVFQMISHGLISALLFLLVGVVYKKTGTRDITILRGLLNPERGLPLIGSFMVMGVMASAGIPGMVGFISEFLIFCGSFPVFPAQTLLCMIGTGLTAVYFLLLVNRTFFGRLPNQFSNLPTVQWAERTPALILAGIIVFLGLNPAWLVHWTEVTTTAMLGTGGRG; encoded by the coding sequence GCTTTGATTGTTATCCCTCTGCTTGGTGCAATTTTGGTTGCAGTGTTGCCCAGGGAAATTGCCCCCCAATACGTTCGCCCAATCACCCTGCTGGTCTTGGTCATCACCATCGTCTGGTCAGTTCTGTTGGGGTTTAAGTTCGACCCCGCGATCTCCGACCTGCAATTTGAGGAAAATCTCCCCTGGATTGCATCCCTGGGCTTAACCTACCGATTGGGATTGGATGGCCTATCACTGCCACTCATTGTTTTAAATGCTGTTCTGACCTGGATTGCAATCTACAGTACCGACGAAACAATCCAACGCCCGCAGCTTTATTACTTCCTCATGTTGTTGCTAAATGCGGGAGTTGCGGGAGCGTTTCTGGCTCAGGATTTGCTTCTATTCTTTCTGTTTTACGAAGTAGAACTGATTCCGCTCTATTTTCTAATTGCGATTTGGGGCGGTACGAATCGGGGCTATGCTGCCACCAAGTTTCTCATCTATACCGCCTTGTCGGGTGTCATTATCCTGGCAGCCTTTCTGGGATTGAACTGGTTGAGCGGGGCTTCCACTTTTGATTACGATGCCACCCGCAGCCAGGCGCTCCCCTTAGTCACCCAACTAATTTTGCTGGGAACCCTGCTGGTTGGATTTGGCATCAAAATTCCACTGGTGCCGCTTCATACCTGGCTCCCCGATGCCCACGTTGAGGCATCTACGCCTGTTTCAGTTCTCCTGGCTGGGGTGTTGCTGAAACTGGGAACCTATGGTTTATTGCGCTTTGGCATGGGGTTATTTCCCGAAGCCTGGGCGGTGCTGGCTCCTGGACTGGCAACCTGGGCAGTGGTTAGTGTGCTGTATGGAGCGTTTACAGCGATCGCCCAAACCGACATGAAAAAAATGGTTGCCTACAGTTCGATCGGACATATGGGCTACATTTTGTTAGGAGCCGCTGCCGCCACTCCCCTCAGCATTCTGGGGACTGTGTTTCAGATGATTAGCCACGGACTCATCTCAGCCCTGTTATTCCTATTGGTTGGTGTCGTTTACAAAAAGACGGGCACCCGCGACATTACAATCCTGCGGGGGTTGCTCAATCCGGAACGGGGACTCCCACTCATTGGTTCATTTATGGTCATGGGTGTGATGGCAAGCGCAGGCATTCCTGGCATGGTCGGGTTTATCTCCGAATTCCTGATCTTTTGCGGCAGTTTCCCCGTTTTCCCAGCCCAAACCCTGCTTTGCATGATTGGTACAGGCTTAACCGCCGTTTACTTTCTATTACTTGTAAACCGCACCTTCTTCGGTCGCCTGCCCAATCAGTTTTCCAATCTACCCACGGTTCAGTGGGCAGAACGCACCCCAGCCCTTATTCTGGCTGGAATTATTGTATTTTTAGGACTAAATCCAGCCTGGTTAGTTCATTGGACTGAAGTCACTACAACGGCAATGCTTGGAACAGGGGGGAGGGGATAG
- a CDS encoding CO2 hydration protein — MTSTSKKSPAPHPLEEIIHRLETGGALLPDSPENVMEVVGILKSYGVVLDAYWRNLIYISENQFLVLFPFFKYFNGDVTIGKLLRHWWHDRINYEFAEYCMKAMLWHGGGKLDTYLDSSEFLQLANQAIQAKLRGNFLMQGVGKAFPDFLPEQVRQMAYYSALGQFWRVMSPMFLTLSDRYDRGEIKTIPDVVAHVLQGLVEAANKPITYAVKIGDQMYDIIPESAGLTFLMDTAVPYVEAVFFRSFPFMGTVSYNAQVCQISPDIGRFNYGALYADPLPVGGAGIPPTLLMQDMRHFLPPYLYEFYMRSLRGEADMRVNICASFQKSMFCVTTAAMLGLAPHPIDTTDPEQRKKNRAYLESWMNRFMDSRLPGVQVCEVG, encoded by the coding sequence ATGACCAGCACGAGCAAAAAATCCCCTGCGCCCCATCCCCTGGAGGAAATCATCCATCGTCTAGAGACTGGGGGGGCACTGTTGCCTGACTCCCCTGAAAATGTGATGGAAGTAGTCGGCATTCTTAAGAGCTATGGCGTGGTTCTAGATGCCTACTGGCGGAACCTAATCTATATTTCCGAGAATCAATTTCTGGTGTTGTTTCCATTTTTCAAGTATTTCAATGGGGACGTTACGATCGGTAAGCTGCTGCGGCACTGGTGGCACGATCGGATCAATTATGAGTTTGCCGAATACTGCATGAAAGCGATGCTGTGGCATGGTGGTGGCAAATTAGATACATATTTAGATTCGTCAGAATTTTTGCAACTGGCAAACCAGGCAATTCAGGCAAAGCTGCGGGGAAATTTCCTTATGCAGGGAGTCGGAAAAGCCTTTCCTGACTTCCTCCCAGAGCAGGTGCGGCAGATGGCTTATTACAGTGCTTTGGGACAATTCTGGCGAGTGATGAGTCCCATGTTTTTAACCCTATCTGACCGCTACGATCGGGGAGAAATTAAAACCATTCCAGATGTTGTTGCCCATGTGCTGCAAGGTTTGGTGGAAGCTGCCAACAAACCAATTACCTACGCAGTGAAAATTGGCGACCAGATGTATGACATTATTCCCGAATCCGCTGGTTTGACCTTTTTGATGGATACTGCGGTTCCCTATGTGGAGGCCGTGTTTTTCCGATCGTTTCCATTTATGGGGACGGTTTCTTACAATGCGCAGGTTTGTCAGATTTCTCCAGATATTGGTCGGTTTAACTACGGGGCACTTTATGCCGATCCCCTCCCTGTCGGTGGTGCGGGCATTCCACCAACTTTGTTGATGCAGGATATGCGCCATTTTTTGCCCCCCTATCTGTACGAGTTTTACATGCGATCGCTACGGGGCGAAGCGGATATGCGGGTCAATATTTGCGCCAGTTTTCAGAAGTCGATGTTCTGTGTAACGACTGCTGCCATGTTGGGATTAGCCCCCCATCCAATCGACACGACCGACCCAGAACAGCGAAAAAAAAATCGGGCTTATCTGGAATCCTGGATGAATCGCTTTATGGATTCGCGCTTACCCGGTGTGCAGGTTTGCGAAGTGGGCTAA
- a CDS encoding cytochrome P450: MTLPDGPSTPPAVQMMQTIVRPLETLETNFQRYGDLYTARITGFGPVEVLSSPDGIEALMTAPTHLFDSGRGNWILTPFVGETSLILLDGKAHQRQRKLLMPPFHGDRLRAYGQDICQITQQVIDRWQPGQTFSAREVTQAISLQVIMRTVFGVDEGEQAERLHHHLNLLLKLFDQPLNSSFVFIRALQKDWGALSPWGNFVRQRSQIDEILYAQIRERRDHPERRGDDILSLMLAARDEAGEPMTDQELRDEMMTLLFAGHETTATALAWALYWLHWLPEVGAKVLQELAELGPNPDPVAISRLPYLNAVCQETLRIYPVGLFAFSRILNQSWSLMDYTFEPGTTIAVCIYLLHHRPDLYPNPKQFRPERFLERQFSPYEYFPFGGGNRRCIGAAFALFEMKLVLATILSRWQLQLCSKQPIKPVRRGVTMAPARGVPMQVVNQRAPISSEGKAEDRAMVMDGR; this comes from the coding sequence ATGACGCTACCCGATGGTCCCTCCACCCCACCCGCTGTTCAGATGATGCAGACGATCGTCCGCCCCCTGGAAACCCTGGAAACCAATTTTCAGCGGTACGGTGACCTGTATACCGCCCGGATCACTGGGTTTGGTCCCGTGGAGGTGCTGAGCAGCCCGGATGGGATTGAGGCCCTCATGACCGCTCCCACTCACTTATTTGATTCTGGCCGTGGCAATTGGATATTAACGCCCTTTGTCGGCGAGACTTCCCTGATTCTGCTGGATGGTAAAGCCCATCAACGTCAGCGCAAACTGCTCATGCCTCCCTTTCATGGCGATCGGCTGCGGGCTTACGGACAAGACATCTGTCAGATCACCCAACAGGTGATCGATCGCTGGCAACCCGGACAGACCTTTTCAGCGCGGGAAGTGACCCAGGCAATTTCTCTCCAGGTGATCATGCGAACCGTATTTGGGGTTGATGAAGGGGAGCAAGCAGAACGGCTCCACCATCACCTGAATTTACTCCTGAAATTGTTTGACCAACCGCTTAATAGTAGCTTTGTCTTCATTCGTGCCCTGCAAAAAGACTGGGGAGCCTTAAGCCCCTGGGGAAATTTTGTGCGGCAACGATCGCAGATTGACGAGATTCTGTATGCCCAAATTCGGGAGCGGCGAGATCATCCAGAACGGCGAGGCGATGATATTCTCAGCCTGATGCTGGCTGCCAGAGATGAAGCTGGAGAACCGATGACCGATCAGGAACTGCGGGATGAGATGATGACCTTGTTGTTTGCGGGTCATGAAACGACGGCAACGGCATTAGCCTGGGCGTTGTATTGGCTCCATTGGTTACCGGAAGTTGGAGCCAAGGTGCTCCAGGAGTTGGCGGAGCTAGGCCCAAACCCTGACCCTGTAGCAATTTCCCGCTTGCCTTACTTAAACGCGGTCTGTCAGGAAACTTTACGAATCTATCCGGTTGGTCTGTTTGCCTTTTCTCGGATTCTGAATCAATCCTGGTCTTTGATGGATTACACGTTTGAGCCAGGAACGACGATCGCTGTCTGCATTTATCTACTGCATCATCGTCCTGACCTTTACCCCAATCCCAAACAATTTCGCCCCGAACGTTTCTTAGAACGGCAATTCTCCCCCTACGAGTACTTCCCTTTTGGAGGGGGTAATCGCCGCTGTATTGGGGCAGCGTTCGCCCTATTTGAGATGAAACTGGTTCTGGCAACCATTCTCTCCCGATGGCAACTTCAACTGTGTAGCAAGCAGCCGATTAAACCTGTGCGGCGTGGGGTCACAATGGCTCCAGCCAGGGGAGTGCCGATGCAAGTGGTCAATCAACGGGCACCAATTTCTAGCGAAGGTAAAGCCGAGGATCGGGCGATGGTGATGGATGGTCGTTGA
- a CDS encoding tellurite resistance TerB family protein, protein MPKRLLPRGGSTQVALSPEVAIAAIGLFSAFADGEFDDDAESYALGEMLSSIDLYEDYSEEDFAALGNEIANLIREEGVESVVGQAISTARDEEIEEATFVVALMVVAADGEVPEEEQEYINNLCQALGISEERANEIIDEIFSDAEEEEYEEEEGE, encoded by the coding sequence ATGCCGAAACGTCTATTGCCTCGTGGGGGTAGCACTCAGGTCGCTTTGAGTCCGGAAGTCGCGATCGCGGCGATCGGGCTATTTTCTGCTTTTGCGGATGGAGAGTTTGATGATGATGCGGAGAGCTACGCCTTAGGCGAAATGTTGTCCAGCATTGATTTGTATGAAGATTATTCCGAAGAAGATTTTGCAGCGCTGGGAAATGAAATTGCGAACTTGATTCGGGAGGAGGGAGTTGAATCGGTTGTCGGACAGGCAATCTCTACTGCCAGAGATGAAGAAATCGAAGAGGCTACCTTTGTCGTCGCGTTAATGGTAGTTGCTGCCGATGGCGAAGTGCCCGAAGAGGAGCAGGAATATATCAACAACCTTTGCCAGGCTTTGGGAATTTCAGAAGAGCGGGCCAATGAGATCATCGACGAGATCTTTTCGGATGCCGAAGAGGAGGAATACGAAGAGGAAGAAGGGGAATAG
- the hisH gene encoding imidazole glycerol phosphate synthase subunit HisH, producing the protein MPTIAVVDYDMGNLHSACKGLEKAGATPKVTDSATELERADAIVLPGVGAFDPAVQHLRSRHLEEPIKRAITSGKPFLGICLGLQILFEFSEEGKEPGLGIVAGTVKRFRHEPGITIPHMGWNQLELTQPNSSLWKELPANPWVYFVHSYYVEPVDSAVRAATITHGNQTVTAAIAHENLMAVQFHPEKSSTPGLQILANFVQLVESPQLSTIS; encoded by the coding sequence ATGCCGACTATCGCAGTGGTGGACTATGACATGGGAAATCTGCACTCTGCCTGTAAAGGGCTGGAGAAAGCAGGGGCAACTCCCAAGGTGACGGATTCTGCAACCGAGTTGGAGCGGGCGGATGCGATCGTGCTCCCCGGCGTTGGGGCATTCGATCCAGCCGTGCAACACCTGCGATCGCGCCATTTGGAAGAGCCGATTAAGCGGGCAATTACCAGTGGCAAACCCTTTCTGGGCATCTGTTTGGGGCTACAAATTCTGTTTGAGTTCAGCGAGGAAGGCAAGGAACCGGGTTTGGGAATTGTTGCCGGAACTGTCAAACGGTTTCGCCACGAACCAGGAATCACCATTCCCCACATGGGCTGGAACCAGTTGGAACTCACCCAACCCAATTCTTCGTTGTGGAAAGAGCTTCCTGCTAATCCCTGGGTTTATTTCGTTCACTCCTACTACGTTGAACCAGTTGATTCAGCAGTTCGGGCAGCAACAATTACCCACGGCAACCAAACCGTAACAGCGGCGATCGCCCACGAGAATCTGATGGCAGTCCAGTTTCACCCGGAAAAATCCTCTACACCAGGGCTACAAATTCTGGCAAACTTCGTTCAATTAGTTGAAAGCCCTCAGTTATCAACCATCAGCTAA
- a CDS encoding pyroglutamyl-peptidase I family protein — translation MSKTILFTSFDIWKPRHVSNSSDDLLVELMKRDLLPEGAHLLRKLPVDFQLAPEQVIAKINELNPQWIVCCGMAEKRKLLAIESNGKSQEEVLETAIDVHRLVKGSVMTRVSHNAGKFVCNALYYSILKHIQNHQLDSQCVFIHVPVLTETNRMQLLQDFSMIIKTLQL, via the coding sequence ATGTCCAAAACCATCCTCTTCACCTCCTTCGACATTTGGAAACCTCGCCACGTTTCCAATTCCTCCGATGATTTGCTGGTTGAGCTGATGAAAAGGGATCTGCTACCGGAGGGAGCACATCTTTTACGGAAATTGCCGGTTGATTTTCAGTTAGCACCGGAACAGGTAATTGCCAAAATTAACGAACTGAATCCTCAATGGATTGTCTGCTGTGGAATGGCAGAGAAACGGAAGTTATTAGCGATCGAATCCAATGGAAAATCTCAGGAAGAAGTGCTCGAAACCGCGATCGATGTCCATCGTTTGGTCAAGGGTTCGGTAATGACCAGAGTCAGCCACAATGCTGGAAAATTTGTTTGCAATGCACTTTATTATTCAATTTTGAAACATATTCAAAATCATCAATTGGATAGTCAGTGTGTCTTTATTCATGTTCCGGTTTTAACCGAAACTAATCGCATGCAACTCCTGCAAGACTTTTCAATGATTATAAAAACGCTGCAATTGTAG
- a CDS encoding YggT family protein: protein MNSEPHERDNLERQRELIQEEEAFRLRQEERRLEAAKRDNTFRWILNTIYFLVGLLEVLLVLRFILRLFGANTENAFAQFIYNLSEPFIAPFSTLFVSPVTGGGANIFDVNVLVAIVVYALLGWLAVWLVQYLRGR from the coding sequence ATGAATTCTGAGCCGCACGAACGAGATAATCTTGAACGTCAACGTGAACTAATTCAAGAAGAGGAAGCATTTCGGCTACGCCAGGAAGAGCGCCGATTAGAAGCGGCAAAACGAGATAATACGTTTAGATGGATTCTAAATACGATTTATTTTTTAGTTGGCTTACTGGAAGTTCTGCTCGTTTTACGGTTCATTCTGCGTCTGTTTGGAGCGAATACCGAAAATGCCTTTGCTCAATTTATTTATAACCTTTCAGAACCTTTTATTGCTCCCTTTTCTACTTTGTTCGTTAGTCCAGTAACAGGGGGTGGGGCAAATATTTTTGATGTCAATGTTTTAGTTGCGATCGTGGTGTATGCTCTTCTGGGATGGCTGGCAGTATGGCTGGTTCAGTATCTCAGAGGGCGTTAA
- a CDS encoding DUF3370 family protein produces the protein MLSFIAALTLAQATPNPPKPQEVTVQQDVRSLPGNLDSVLVFNSNSPELVQEEGILLSTFPPQGKQSPSAHLNVAFRGRFDVFAHHIAKAKTPEDLRSLYLGILLHNPGKQSVTVDVLSAASYLSQPDAPFVELPPYVENPTGAVYAGPGSRSTDDILRGQRQDIFPPQIVIPPGESRMLLNLPIPVKTLTPPLNGRSTPDSPVE, from the coding sequence ATGCTTTCCTTTATTGCAGCGCTGACGTTGGCTCAAGCAACTCCCAACCCCCCCAAACCCCAGGAAGTTACCGTTCAACAGGACGTGCGATCGCTTCCAGGAAACCTCGATTCTGTGCTTGTCTTCAACAGCAATAGTCCCGAATTGGTGCAGGAAGAAGGGATTCTGCTGTCCACGTTTCCACCCCAGGGCAAACAGTCTCCTTCTGCCCATTTGAATGTGGCATTTCGGGGGCGGTTTGATGTGTTCGCTCACCACATTGCCAAAGCCAAAACGCCTGAGGATTTGCGATCGCTTTACCTGGGAATTCTGCTCCATAACCCTGGCAAGCAATCCGTAACGGTCGATGTTTTGAGCGCAGCCAGCTATTTGAGCCAACCAGATGCGCCCTTTGTTGAGTTGCCTCCCTATGTCGAGAATCCAACCGGAGCGGTTTATGCTGGGCCAGGGAGCCGTTCTACTGACGACATTCTGCGGGGTCAGCGGCAAGACATCTTTCCACCCCAGATTGTGATTCCACCGGGGGAAAGCCGAATGCTGCTGAATTTGCCGATTCCGGTAAAAACACTAACCCCTCCCCTAAACGGACGATCGACCCCTGATTCGCCTGTGGAGTAG
- a CDS encoding DUF3370 domain-containing protein has translation MWSSGPVYAASLARFADQQPDGTEQAPTLAEWQTLLEQGKLAGPRDKPPTPPDRSKGAFAYGRVAGVSQGSAWKTQVVDNPKANLENWYLSIPQPGQAFSYGISTLIRGTLGSSQVQTAEMVVRYPDTAYQAHGNYSVEYNLTLPLRNTTDQSRTVAIAIETPIKEDKPTKGLRFFQPPAKQVFFRGTVRLRYNDDQGLPQTRYVHLVQRRGQQGEPLVLMKMKPGDRRLVQVDFLYPADSTPPQILTVRTMN, from the coding sequence CTGTGGAGTAGTGGACCTGTTTATGCTGCCAGTCTTGCCCGATTCGCCGACCAGCAGCCGGATGGTACCGAACAGGCTCCGACCTTAGCGGAATGGCAAACCTTATTGGAGCAGGGCAAACTGGCGGGACCGCGCGACAAACCTCCCACCCCCCCCGATAGATCAAAAGGTGCCTTCGCCTACGGTCGGGTTGCCGGAGTTTCCCAGGGTTCCGCCTGGAAAACCCAGGTGGTGGATAACCCCAAAGCCAATCTGGAGAATTGGTATCTCAGCATTCCCCAACCCGGACAGGCGTTTTCCTATGGCATTAGCACACTGATTCGCGGCACATTGGGCAGTAGCCAGGTGCAAACTGCTGAGATGGTGGTGCGTTACCCAGATACCGCGTACCAGGCTCATGGTAATTACTCTGTTGAGTACAATTTGACGCTGCCGTTGCGGAACACGACGGATCAATCCAGAACGGTGGCGATCGCGATCGAAACCCCCATCAAAGAAGACAAACCCACCAAAGGACTGCGATTTTTCCAACCCCCTGCGAAACAGGTCTTCTTCCGGGGCACCGTTCGCCTGCGCTACAACGACGACCAGGGTTTGCCCCAAACGCGTTACGTGCATCTGGTTCAACGACGGGGCCAACAGGGCGAACCCCTGGTGTTGATGAAGATGAAACCGGGCGATCGACGTTTGGTTCAGGTTGATTTCCTCTATCCGGCAGACTCCACCCCACCGCAAATTTTGACCGTTCGAACCATGAATTAA
- the groES gene encoding co-chaperone GroES, producing MAAVTLSVSTVKPLGDRVFVKVSASEEKTAGGILLPDTAKEKPQVGEIVAVGPGKRSDDGSRQEPEVKIGDKVLYSKYAGTDIKLGTDEYVLLSEKDILAIVA from the coding sequence ATGGCAGCTGTAACTCTGAGTGTTTCGACTGTAAAACCTCTGGGTGACCGAGTATTTGTTAAGGTGAGTGCTTCTGAGGAGAAGACCGCTGGCGGAATTCTGCTTCCCGATACTGCGAAAGAGAAGCCTCAAGTTGGTGAGATTGTTGCTGTCGGTCCTGGTAAGCGCAGTGACGATGGTTCTCGCCAGGAGCCAGAAGTAAAGATTGGCGACAAGGTTCTCTATTCGAAGTATGCAGGCACCGACATCAAACTCGGTACCGATGAGTACGTCCTGTTGTCTGAAAAGGACATTTTGGCGATCGTGGCATAA
- the groL gene encoding chaperonin GroEL (60 kDa chaperone family; promotes refolding of misfolded polypeptides especially under stressful conditions; forms two stacked rings of heptamers to form a barrel-shaped 14mer; ends can be capped by GroES; misfolded proteins enter the barrel where they are refolded when GroES binds), with product MAKRIIYNENARRALEKGMDILAEAVAVTLGPKGRNVVLEKKFGAPQIVNDGVTIAKEIELEDHVENTGVSLIRQAASKTNDAAGDGTTTATVLAHAMVKEGLRNVAAGANAIALKRGIDKATNFLVDKIAEHARPVEDSKAIAQVGAISAGNDDEVGQMIASAMDKVGKEGVISLEEGKSMTTELEVTEGMRFDKGYISPYFATDTERMEAVLDEPFLLITDKKITLVQDLVPVLEQVARAGRPLVIIAEDIEKEALATLVVNRLRGVLNVAAVKAPGFGDRRKAMLEDIAVLTGGQLITEDAGLKLDAAKLDSLGKARRVTLTKDNTTIVAEGNEAAVKARVEQIRRQIEETESSYDKEKLQERLAKLAGGVAVIKVGAATETEMKDRKLRLEDAINATKAAVEEGIVPGGGTTLAHLSPDLESWANSNLKGEELIGATIVARALAAPLKRIAENAGQNGAVIAERVKEKDFNVGYNAATNEFVDLFEAGIVDPAKVTRSALQNAASIAGMVLTTECIVVDKPEPKDAAPAGAGAGMGGDFDY from the coding sequence ATGGCTAAGCGCATCATTTACAACGAAAATGCTCGTCGTGCCCTCGAAAAGGGAATGGATATTCTGGCTGAGGCAGTTGCAGTTACGCTTGGTCCTAAGGGGCGCAACGTCGTACTGGAGAAGAAGTTCGGCGCTCCCCAGATTGTGAACGATGGTGTTACCATCGCCAAGGAAATTGAGTTAGAGGACCACGTTGAGAACACTGGGGTTTCCCTGATTCGTCAAGCCGCTTCTAAAACCAACGATGCCGCTGGGGATGGTACCACCACCGCAACCGTGTTGGCTCATGCAATGGTGAAGGAAGGACTGCGGAACGTTGCTGCGGGTGCAAACGCGATCGCCCTCAAGCGCGGCATCGACAAGGCAACCAACTTCCTGGTAGACAAGATTGCTGAGCATGCCCGTCCCGTGGAAGACTCCAAGGCGATCGCTCAGGTTGGTGCAATCTCTGCTGGAAACGATGATGAAGTCGGTCAAATGATTGCCAGCGCAATGGACAAAGTTGGCAAAGAGGGCGTTATCTCCCTGGAAGAAGGCAAGTCCATGACGACCGAGTTGGAAGTCACGGAAGGGATGCGCTTTGACAAGGGTTATATCTCTCCCTACTTCGCCACCGACACCGAGCGCATGGAAGCCGTTCTGGATGAACCTTTCCTGCTGATCACCGACAAGAAGATCACCCTGGTTCAAGACCTGGTGCCCGTGCTGGAGCAAGTCGCTCGCGCCGGTCGCCCCCTGGTGATCATTGCTGAAGACATTGAAAAAGAAGCGCTGGCAACCCTGGTGGTTAACCGTCTGCGCGGTGTGCTGAATGTGGCTGCGGTCAAGGCTCCTGGCTTTGGCGATCGCCGCAAGGCAATGCTGGAAGACATCGCTGTGCTAACGGGCGGTCAACTGATTACCGAAGATGCCGGTCTGAAGCTGGATGCAGCCAAGCTCGACAGTCTGGGTAAAGCCCGCCGCGTCACCCTGACCAAGGACAACACGACGATCGTAGCGGAAGGTAACGAAGCTGCGGTTAAGGCTCGGGTTGAACAAATTCGTCGTCAAATCGAAGAAACCGAATCGAGCTACGACAAAGAAAAGCTGCAAGAACGCCTTGCTAAACTGGCGGGTGGTGTGGCAGTGATCAAAGTCGGTGCGGCAACCGAAACCGAAATGAAGGATCGCAAGCTGCGCCTGGAAGATGCAATCAACGCAACTAAGGCTGCGGTCGAAGAAGGGATCGTTCCTGGTGGTGGCACCACCCTGGCGCATCTGTCTCCCGACCTGGAAAGCTGGGCAAACAGCAACCTGAAAGGTGAAGAGTTAATCGGTGCCACGATCGTGGCTCGTGCCCTGGCTGCTCCCCTGAAGCGGATTGCGGAAAACGCGGGTCAAAACGGTGCGGTCATTGCTGAGCGCGTCAAAGAGAAGGACTTCAACGTGGGTTACAACGCAGCCACCAATGAATTCGTTGACCTGTTTGAAGCCGGTATCGTTGACCCCGCGAAGGTAACCCGTTCGGCGCTGCAAAACGCGGCTTCGATCGCAGGCATGGTGCTGACTACCGAATGCATTGTGGTCGATAAGCCCGAACCCAAGGATGCAGCTCCTGCTGGCGCTGGCGCTGGTATGGGCGGCGACTTCGATTACTAA